The DNA sequence ACTAAGCGAAAACATATGTTCGTTACATAAACATTGTAGCATATACCATGTTTTGGTGCAACCCCGGGTACAGGAAGCTGGTATAAGTTGTGGCATTGACGCTAGATTCTCTCAAGGTTATAATATACAATACCGGGTCTAAAGTATCTGCTTTTCTTTGTTCTACCAAAGCGAAAGTGGGGATCCTGTAATGCCGAATCTTAAACGAGTTATGGTTTGCATTCCACCTTGCCTTTTGGAGGAAGTAGACTGTCTAGTGCAAGACCAGGATGGCAATCGAAGTCGGTTGGTTCGCGACGCTTTGAGGTATTATCTGCGGCACCAAAAGGGCCGGGAATTGAGGGTGCGCATGCGCGTAGGGTATCAAGAAATGGCCAGCATCAACCAGGAGCTCGCCGATGAGGATCTGTGCAGCACGACAATCTTGCTAGAACAATACGAAGTAAAGCTGAGTAAACTATAGTGAAGTGCTGTTATGGAAGGGATAGCAAGTGGCAGATCTAGACATAAGGCGGGGGGACATTTTCTATGCAGACCTAAACCCGGTGGTTGGTTCGGAGCAGGGTGGTGTTCGTCCTGTACTGATCGTTCAAAACGACATAGGGAATCGTTATAGTCCCACCACAATTATCGCAGCAATTACGTCCCGCATCAAGAAAGCTAAAATGCCTACCCACATTGAGATTCCGAAGGAAAAATACAGTTTAGACAAGGATTCTGTGATTCTTCTTGAGCAGATTCGGACTATCGATAAGCGGAGGCTTAGGGAGAAGGTCGCCAGGCTTGACCGAGCTACAATGGAGAAGGTGGATGAGGCCTTGGAGATCAGTCTTGGGCTTATCGAACTGTAATCTTATACCAGGGATGGCGATAAGATATGGCAAAACCTAGGATCGGGATTCCTGTTAGTCACCGAGTTATCGATGAGTTACATCAGCTAACTGTTTCCGGTGATCTAGTTAGAGCGATCCACCAATCGGGTGGAATTAGTGTAATCATTCCCAAGGGTTTAGAAGAAGACCTGCATGGGCTTTTAGGGTCCGTGCAGGGCTTTGTTTTGCCCGGAGGGCTTGATATAGATCCAAAGTATTATGGCCAGGAGCCTTCCAATCAGTGCGGGCAGATTAACCCGACCGACGATGGATTGCATCTTGCTGTTGCCACATATGCTTTACAGCAGGATATACCTGTTCTTGGCATATGTCGGGGGATGCAGATGCTTAACGTTGCTGCCAAAGGCACGTTGTATCAGGATATCTCCACGTGGACAACGGTGCAACATCGCCAACAGGCGCCGCGGTGGTATGCTACGCATGGGGTAAAGACGGAAGAAGGAAGCTTAGTTAGGGAGATGTTCGGTCAAGGCGATTTCCGGGTTAACTCCTTTCATCACCAAGCGGTTGAAGTATTGGGGGAAAATCTGATCTGTACGGCACGATCTACGGATGGTGTCATCGAGGCCATTGAATCAATTAAGCACCGATACGTGGTTGGCTTACAGTGGCATCCGGAGCTGTTGTTGGAGCATCACAAGAAGGCCCAGGTGCCCTTTGTGAAGTTGATTGAGGCAGCATACAAATCCCAGGGAAGGTGAGATAACCGTGAAAGTATATATATCTGCTGATTATGAGGGAATTTGCGGGATTGTGTCCTGGTCGCAGCAGCGGGTTTACTCATTAGAAAGCAGAAGACTGATGACCCAGGAGGTTAACGCTGCTGTTAAAGGAGCCATTGCCGGAGGCGCTACGGAGGTTGTTGTTAACGATGCCCACGATTCCATGTGTAATCTAATCCCTGAGGAAATCCATCCTGAGGCTAAGTTTATCCTAGGAAGATCCAAGCCGTCACTCATGATGGAAGGACTAGAAAAGGGGTTTGATCTAGTGTTTCTCGTTGGTTACCATGCCGCAGGGGGGATAGGGACCGGCGTTTTGTCCCATAGTTACTCATCAAGCTGTATTTCTGAGATTCGCATTAACGGCCAACTTTGTGGAGAGGCTACAGTTAATGCAGGCTTTGCTGGCA is a window from the Limnochordia bacterium genome containing:
- a CDS encoding CopG family transcriptional regulator, translated to MPNLKRVMVCIPPCLLEEVDCLVQDQDGNRSRLVRDALRYYLRHQKGRELRVRMRVGYQEMASINQELADEDLCSTTILLEQYEVKLSKL
- a CDS encoding type II toxin-antitoxin system PemK/MazF family toxin; the encoded protein is MADLDIRRGDIFYADLNPVVGSEQGGVRPVLIVQNDIGNRYSPTTIIAAITSRIKKAKMPTHIEIPKEKYSLDKDSVILLEQIRTIDKRRLREKVARLDRATMEKVDEALEISLGLIEL
- a CDS encoding gamma-glutamyl-gamma-aminobutyrate hydrolase family protein, which encodes MAKPRIGIPVSHRVIDELHQLTVSGDLVRAIHQSGGISVIIPKGLEEDLHGLLGSVQGFVLPGGLDIDPKYYGQEPSNQCGQINPTDDGLHLAVATYALQQDIPVLGICRGMQMLNVAAKGTLYQDISTWTTVQHRQQAPRWYATHGVKTEEGSLVREMFGQGDFRVNSFHHQAVEVLGENLICTARSTDGVIEAIESIKHRYVVGLQWHPELLLEHHKKAQVPFVKLIEAAYKSQGR
- a CDS encoding M55 family metallopeptidase, with the translated sequence MKVYISADYEGICGIVSWSQQRVYSLESRRLMTQEVNAAVKGAIAGGATEVVVNDAHDSMCNLIPEEIHPEAKFILGRSKPSLMMEGLEKGFDLVFLVGYHAAGGIGTGVLSHSYSSSCISEIRINGQLCGEATVNAGFAGSLGIPVGLVTGDEVLAREATAWPTPPKIAQVKESIGRYAACSLHPSKARQQIEKLAQEAVTSSKEFQPVVFAEPLNLQVSFIETNMADVVTLLPGVTRKGACTVIYKAEKYSELYNMITLCLILAGSSKAQG